Proteins from a single region of Polyangiaceae bacterium:
- a CDS encoding nuclear transport factor 2 family protein — protein MHPSEALIEKLYHSLGARDGDGMAQCYAPDATFSDPVFPALRGPEVGAMWRMLCERATDIRVEASAIGADDQAGSAHWEAWYTFSQTGRKVHNVIDARYTFRDGVIVTHVDQFDLWRWSRQALGPVGTLLGWSPLVRNKVRGQAQKNLARFLGKPA, from the coding sequence ATGCACCCGAGTGAAGCGCTGATCGAGAAGCTGTACCACTCGCTCGGCGCGCGAGACGGCGACGGCATGGCGCAGTGCTATGCGCCTGACGCAACCTTTTCCGATCCTGTCTTCCCGGCTCTTCGGGGCCCGGAGGTAGGTGCCATGTGGCGAATGCTGTGCGAGCGTGCGACGGACATTCGCGTCGAGGCTTCCGCCATCGGCGCAGACGACCAGGCAGGGAGCGCACACTGGGAAGCCTGGTACACCTTCAGCCAGACGGGTCGAAAGGTGCACAACGTGATCGACGCGCGCTACACATTTCGTGACGGCGTGATCGTCACGCACGTCGACCAATTCGACCTGTGGCGTTGGTCGAGACAGGCTCTGGGCCCCGTCGGAACGCTGCTCGGTTGGAGCCCGTTGGTTCGGAACAAGGTGCGGGGTCAGGCGCAGAAGAATCTCGCACGATTCTTGGGGAAGCCCGCGTAG
- the amrS gene encoding AmmeMemoRadiSam system radical SAM enzyme yields MSALPSNYVLGRWQHAVDEGRVQCDLCPRFCRLHEGQRAFCFVRQNVGGEIYLTSYGRATGFCIDPIEKKPLNHFYPGSSVLSFGTAGCNLGCKFCQNWDTTKAREIERMSDAATPEQVAEAAQRHGAHSVAFTYNDPVIFAEYAIDSAKACHERGVKTVAVTAGYVTPEARKDFFEHIDAVNVDLKAFDPDFYRKLCYADIEPVLDTLRYLRHETKVWFEVTTLLIPGHNDDESQLKRQLDWYLENLGPDVPLHFSAFHPDFRMLDVPATPPETCRWARRIALDHGIRYVYSGNINDAAGQSTYCPGCDARVIERDWYDIGDYSLRGNECVKCGTALAGRFWSDGAPSDKWGRKRLRVAIA; encoded by the coding sequence ATGTCGGCTCTTCCAAGCAACTACGTGCTCGGCCGTTGGCAGCACGCGGTGGATGAGGGGCGGGTGCAGTGTGACCTGTGTCCGCGCTTCTGCCGTCTGCACGAAGGGCAGCGTGCCTTTTGCTTCGTGCGGCAGAACGTCGGCGGAGAGATCTATCTGACGAGCTATGGCCGCGCGACGGGGTTTTGCATCGATCCGATCGAGAAGAAGCCGCTGAACCACTTCTATCCGGGAAGTTCGGTGCTTTCTTTCGGGACCGCTGGCTGCAACCTGGGCTGCAAGTTCTGCCAGAACTGGGACACGACCAAGGCGCGCGAGATCGAGCGCATGAGCGACGCCGCGACGCCCGAGCAAGTGGCGGAGGCGGCGCAGCGCCACGGTGCGCACTCGGTCGCCTTCACCTACAACGACCCGGTGATCTTTGCGGAGTACGCCATCGACAGCGCGAAGGCCTGTCACGAGCGGGGAGTGAAGACCGTGGCGGTCACCGCGGGCTACGTGACGCCCGAGGCGCGCAAGGACTTCTTCGAGCACATCGACGCCGTCAACGTGGATCTCAAGGCCTTCGATCCCGACTTCTATCGCAAGCTCTGCTACGCGGACATCGAGCCGGTGCTCGACACGCTGCGCTACCTGCGCCACGAGACGAAGGTGTGGTTCGAAGTCACCACGTTGCTGATCCCCGGACACAACGATGACGAGAGCCAGCTGAAGCGACAGCTCGATTGGTATCTCGAGAACTTGGGGCCCGACGTGCCGCTGCACTTCTCCGCTTTCCATCCCGACTTCCGCATGTTGGACGTGCCCGCCACGCCACCCGAGACTTGTCGCTGGGCCCGACGCATCGCCTTGGACCACGGGATTCGCTACGTGTACTCGGGCAACATCAACGACGCTGCTGGGCAGTCCACCTATTGCCCCGGATGCGACGCGCGTGTGATCGAGCGCGACTGGTACGACATCGGCGACTATTCACTACGAGGGAACGAGTGCGTGAAGTGCGGCACAGCTCTGGCCGGGCGCTTCTGGAGCGACGGCGCGCCCAGCGACAAGTGGGGCCGCAAGCGCCTGCGCGTCGCGATCGCGTAG